In the Advenella kashmirensis WT001 genome, one interval contains:
- a CDS encoding CaiB/BaiF CoA transferase family protein, which translates to MLAGALKGIRVVDLSRILAGPWCTQNLADLGAEVIKVERPVAGDDTRQWGPPYLETESGESMSAYFMCCNRNKKSICLDFKHAPDRERLLELIRGADVLVENYRVGTLKQYGLDYESVRHINPRLVYASITGYGQTGPKSARPGYDYIFQGLGGLMSYTGHADGEPGAGPLRTGVAVVDITTGMYATSAILAALFQRHGTGQGTWLDLALFDVAVAMNANQAANYLISGENPARSGNAHPNLAPYEVFRASDGYLILAIGNDTQFARFCAFCDRSELADDPRFSTNSERIRNLPSLRAVLADILITEPRNHWTAALDNLGISWGAVNTLEDVFADEQVRHRQMLQTVVHPTLGQIPLIRNPMLAPGSTPCPVPPPLLGEHTKAVLD; encoded by the coding sequence ATGCTGGCTGGCGCATTAAAAGGTATTCGGGTTGTCGACTTGTCCCGGATATTGGCAGGACCCTGGTGTACTCAGAATCTGGCTGATTTGGGGGCCGAAGTTATTAAAGTAGAGCGACCAGTAGCGGGTGATGATACCCGTCAGTGGGGGCCTCCGTATCTTGAAACCGAATCCGGCGAGTCAATGTCAGCCTATTTTATGTGCTGCAATCGGAATAAAAAATCAATATGCCTGGATTTCAAACACGCGCCTGACCGGGAACGGTTGCTGGAGCTCATTCGCGGTGCCGATGTGCTGGTTGAGAACTATCGGGTAGGTACGCTGAAGCAATATGGCCTGGATTATGAAAGCGTCAGGCATATCAATCCGCGCCTGGTGTATGCGTCAATCACCGGTTATGGTCAGACGGGTCCGAAATCTGCCAGACCGGGCTACGACTATATATTTCAGGGCCTGGGCGGGCTGATGAGTTATACCGGCCACGCCGATGGTGAGCCAGGGGCAGGCCCCTTGCGCACCGGTGTTGCTGTGGTCGACATTACAACTGGCATGTATGCCACGTCCGCCATACTGGCTGCGTTGTTCCAACGCCATGGTACAGGGCAGGGTACATGGCTGGATCTGGCCTTGTTTGATGTCGCAGTGGCCATGAATGCAAACCAGGCAGCCAACTATCTGATTTCTGGAGAAAACCCCGCCCGTAGCGGAAACGCGCACCCGAATCTGGCGCCTTATGAAGTATTCAGGGCAAGTGATGGTTATCTGATTCTTGCCATTGGTAATGATACCCAGTTTGCACGCTTTTGCGCATTCTGCGATCGCAGCGAGCTGGCAGACGATCCGCGATTTTCGACCAACAGCGAACGCATACGCAATCTACCTTCGCTCAGAGCGGTACTGGCAGACATTCTCATTACCGAACCCAGAAATCACTGGACTGCGGCACTGGATAACCTGGGCATTTCCTGGGGAGCCGTTAATACGCTTGAAGACGTTTTTGCCGATGAGCAGGTTCGCCATCGCCAAATGCTGCAAACCGTTGTTCATCCCACCCTGGGGCAAATCCCATTGATCAGAAATCCGATGCTTGCCCCCGGATCTACACCGTGTCCTGTCCCACCGCCATTGTTGGGCGAGCACACCAAAGCAGTGCTTGACTAA
- the aqpZ gene encoding aquaporin Z, translated as MIKQCSAEAFGTFWLVFGGCGSAVLAAGFPELGIGFAGVALAFGLTVLTMAYAVGHISGGHFNPAVTLGLFAGGRIPFSTVVPYIISQVIGGIIAGGVLYLIASGKAGFDVSASGFASNGYGEHSPGGYSLTAAIIAEFVLTAFFLIIIHGATDKRAPAGFAPLAIGLALTLIHLISIPVTNTSVNPARSTGVAVFQGDWALSQLWIFWIVPIVGAIAGGLIYRCLLSKDE; from the coding sequence ATGATTAAGCAATGTAGTGCAGAGGCATTTGGAACATTCTGGCTGGTCTTCGGTGGTTGTGGCAGTGCGGTGCTTGCCGCAGGCTTTCCGGAATTGGGAATAGGATTTGCCGGTGTAGCGCTGGCTTTCGGTTTGACGGTACTCACCATGGCCTACGCAGTAGGCCATATTTCTGGCGGTCACTTTAACCCGGCGGTAACGCTAGGTCTTTTTGCCGGCGGACGCATCCCCTTCTCCACTGTGGTGCCGTATATTATTTCTCAAGTGATCGGCGGCATTATTGCCGGCGGTGTGCTGTATCTGATAGCCAGCGGCAAAGCAGGATTTGACGTCTCTGCCAGTGGATTTGCGTCCAATGGCTACGGCGAGCACTCGCCGGGCGGCTATTCTCTAACGGCTGCAATTATTGCCGAATTTGTACTAACTGCTTTCTTTCTGATTATTATTCATGGTGCCACCGATAAGCGCGCACCAGCAGGATTTGCTCCGCTTGCCATCGGCCTGGCGCTTACATTGATTCACCTGATCAGCATCCCGGTAACCAATACGTCGGTCAATCCGGCTCGAAGCACAGGCGTAGCCGTCTTCCAGGGAGATTGGGCGTTATCACAACTATGGATTTTCTGGATTGTGCCAATTGTTGGAGCTATTGCCGGCGGCCTGATCTATCGCTGCCTGCTATCCAAGGACGAATAA
- a CDS encoding I78 family peptidase inhibitor: MKQLIAAIPLVVLAACQAPTPGRAQNPSQTQTEDQCGAKSHQSLVGTKDKALDKSTLPKSARVIYPDSVVTMDFSAERLNIHVGKDGKISRVTCG, translated from the coding sequence ATGAAACAACTCATCGCCGCGATCCCGTTGGTCGTGCTCGCTGCCTGCCAGGCGCCGACCCCTGGGCGAGCTCAGAACCCGAGCCAGACCCAGACAGAAGATCAATGTGGTGCCAAGAGTCATCAGAGCCTGGTGGGCACTAAGGACAAGGCGCTGGACAAATCTACGTTACCCAAGTCCGCTCGAGTTATTTATCCTGATTCAGTTGTCACTATGGATTTTTCGGCAGAGCGCTTGAATATCCACGTGGGCAAGGACGGGAAGATTAGCCGCGTAACTTGTGGCTAG
- a CDS encoding class I SAM-dependent methyltransferase, translated as MMKDYYGARANEYDRIYLKPERQADLQKLQMWLPPMFAGRSVLEIACGTGYWTQFYAPLAKRVVALDAAQETLDIAAGRITANNVQLLRGDAYELPVFDASFDVAFAGFWWSHIPQEQIQEFLTGLHRVLEPGARVVFLDNRFVSSSSTPIAERDSAGNTYQIRTLDDGSTHRVLKNFPTREQLLAAVSWYSASCNYLEWEYFWALEYTLHLP; from the coding sequence ATGATGAAAGACTATTACGGAGCGCGCGCTAACGAATACGACAGAATCTATTTAAAACCTGAACGACAGGCAGATCTTCAAAAATTGCAGATGTGGTTGCCTCCCATGTTTGCCGGCCGATCAGTGCTGGAGATCGCTTGTGGCACCGGCTACTGGACCCAATTTTATGCACCATTGGCCAAGCGGGTTGTGGCGCTGGACGCCGCACAGGAAACTCTGGACATTGCAGCTGGGCGTATCACCGCGAACAACGTTCAATTGCTCCGGGGGGATGCGTACGAACTCCCGGTTTTCGATGCGTCCTTTGATGTCGCTTTTGCCGGATTTTGGTGGTCACATATTCCGCAGGAACAAATCCAGGAATTTCTTACCGGGCTTCATCGGGTACTTGAACCTGGCGCCAGGGTTGTCTTTCTTGATAATCGCTTTGTGTCCAGCAGCAGCACGCCGATAGCGGAGCGTGACAGTGCAGGCAACACCTATCAAATTCGTACGCTAGACGATGGATCAACGCATCGGGTGCTCAAAAACTTCCCGACACGGGAACAACTGCTTGCTGCGGTGTCGTGGTATTCGGCGTCTTGTAATTATCTGGAGTGGGAATATTTCTGGGCGCTTGAGTACACCTTGCATCTGCCTTGA
- a CDS encoding 6,7-dimethyl-8-ribityllumazine synthase, whose translation MLNKVIDQSLPGLASRRIAFIEAGWHGDIVEQARLSFLEEVSGLGQDASCVDIISVPGAFEIPLHARLLAESGRYAAVVAAGLVVNGGIYRHEFVAQAVISGLMQVQLETRVPVLSCVLTPRELFEGEDQHRFFFEHFQIKGKEAAQACIATVASLHDLTRTALSQQQ comes from the coding sequence ATGTTAAACAAAGTAATCGATCAATCTCTGCCGGGGCTCGCATCCCGTCGCATCGCCTTCATTGAAGCCGGTTGGCATGGCGATATCGTAGAGCAGGCAAGGCTATCATTTCTGGAAGAAGTATCCGGTCTCGGCCAGGACGCTTCCTGCGTTGATATCATCAGTGTTCCGGGCGCCTTTGAGATTCCCTTGCACGCCAGGCTGCTGGCCGAAAGTGGCCGCTATGCTGCTGTAGTCGCAGCCGGGCTGGTGGTGAACGGCGGTATCTATCGCCATGAGTTTGTCGCCCAGGCGGTTATTTCAGGATTGATGCAGGTGCAGCTGGAAACGCGCGTGCCGGTATTGTCTTGCGTACTCACTCCGCGTGAACTATTTGAAGGTGAAGATCAGCACCGCTTTTTCTTCGAGCATTTCCAGATCAAAGGTAAGGAAGCTGCACAGGCGTGCATCGCAACCGTTGCCTCGCTGCACGACCTGACTCGTACAGCGCTTTCACAACAACAGTAA
- a CDS encoding glutathione S-transferase family protein translates to MKLKLHASPGACSLASHIILEWIGAPYDIAYYTGAERKEPPFIKLNPVGAVPVLEIDDWVLTQNVAILNFLADSFPASKLSGDGSIRSRAQINRILGIATSDIHPAFKPLFGTTSYLGDEVAIDMTKAHARTKVHALLEMMDAQLTDQDWLAGTRSVADPLLYVMTRWTKNVGVKIDDLPDLTRFMAHMEQDAGVQKALQDEGLQKFC, encoded by the coding sequence ATGAAGCTTAAATTACACGCCTCGCCAGGCGCTTGTTCGCTTGCCAGCCATATTATTCTGGAATGGATTGGTGCTCCCTATGACATTGCTTATTACACGGGTGCCGAACGCAAAGAACCGCCATTCATAAAACTTAATCCCGTCGGAGCGGTACCTGTACTCGAAATTGATGACTGGGTGCTGACGCAGAACGTGGCAATTCTCAATTTCCTTGCTGACAGCTTTCCAGCGTCCAAGCTCAGCGGCGACGGCAGTATCCGGAGTCGCGCGCAGATCAACCGTATTTTGGGCATTGCGACATCGGATATCCATCCCGCTTTCAAGCCATTATTTGGAACGACCTCTTATCTGGGTGACGAGGTCGCGATTGACATGACCAAGGCCCATGCGCGCACCAAAGTTCATGCGCTATTGGAAATGATGGATGCGCAGTTGACGGACCAGGACTGGCTCGCTGGCACCCGTTCTGTTGCTGATCCTCTTCTGTATGTCATGACGCGCTGGACCAAGAACGTGGGTGTAAAAATTGATGATCTGCCCGATCTGACCCGCTTTATGGCACACATGGAGCAGGATGCAGGCGTGCAGAAAGCACTGCAGGACGAGGGGCTGCAGAAGTTTTGCTAG
- a CDS encoding GFA family protein: protein MTKLQGSCLCGGVRYQINGPLTGALNCHCAMCRKAHGAAFRSRARVLARDFGFLQGEALVKFYESSPGTHRGFCGVCGSPIFSKFDDDKSGYGLPLGGLDSDPGVKPELHVYVSSKAPWHDIADRLPKYDEDA, encoded by the coding sequence ATGACCAAACTTCAAGGAAGCTGCCTCTGTGGCGGTGTTCGCTATCAAATAAACGGACCATTAACAGGGGCACTCAATTGCCATTGTGCTATGTGTCGTAAGGCACATGGGGCGGCTTTTCGAAGTCGGGCGAGGGTGCTGGCGCGGGATTTTGGATTTTTGCAAGGCGAGGCATTGGTCAAATTCTACGAATCATCTCCTGGAACGCATCGCGGGTTTTGTGGTGTCTGCGGCTCTCCCATATTCAGCAAATTCGATGATGATAAGTCTGGTTATGGATTGCCGCTAGGGGGCTTAGATTCTGATCCAGGGGTCAAACCTGAGTTGCACGTGTATGTCAGTAGCAAAGCACCATGGCACGATATTGCAGACCGTCTACCGAAATATGACGAAGATGCGTAA
- a CDS encoding YciI family protein has translation MPKFVTIGYGEREGYDRIAIDIRNAAHAHDAKLQQAGVLMGIAGHPVQVRNADAAQVTTTNGPFMKSSMPVAGFAIIEAKDMAEAIEMVSRTPCAVAHGVVEVWPLEQPS, from the coding sequence ATGCCTAAATTTGTAACAATTGGATATGGGGAGCGGGAAGGATACGATCGTATCGCAATCGACATCCGAAACGCAGCCCATGCGCATGACGCAAAATTGCAGCAAGCCGGTGTATTGATGGGGATCGCAGGCCACCCGGTGCAGGTTCGCAATGCGGACGCGGCTCAGGTTACAACGACGAACGGGCCATTCATGAAATCTTCTATGCCTGTGGCCGGGTTCGCCATCATAGAGGCCAAAGACATGGCCGAGGCCATAGAGATGGTGTCGCGCACGCCCTGTGCTGTCGCACACGGCGTCGTTGAGGTGTGGCCACTGGAGCAGCCGTCATAA
- a CDS encoding type II toxin-antitoxin system RelE/ParE family toxin produces the protein MHSLQAALKGHWSVKVNGNCRITFKFESQDAEVVDYQVRHPRRAFPYLE, from the coding sequence GTGCATTCGCTGCAGGCAGCGTTAAAAGGTCACTGGAGCGTTAAAGTGAATGGGAACTGTCGAATAACTTTTAAATTTGAAAGCCAGGATGCAGAAGTCGTCGACTATCAGGTGCGTCACCCGCGCCGCGCTTTCCCGTATCTTGAATGA
- a CDS encoding tyrosine-type recombinase/integrase, with amino-acid sequence MHQVCRFALATGARANEILSLTWDKVDIDRSLAWVTNDLAKNGKARPMPLNREAIALL; translated from the coding sequence ATGCACCAGGTTTGCCGGTTTGCGCTCGCAACAGGCGCAAGGGCCAACGAGATTTTATCTTTGACTTGGGATAAGGTAGATATCGATCGCTCACTGGCCTGGGTCACGAATGATCTTGCGAAAAATGGAAAGGCGCGACCTATGCCGCTTAATCGCGAGGCCATTGCACTGCTCTAA
- a CDS encoding tyrosine-type recombinase/integrase, which yields MTQVDKRTLDRAVQLAGIKPLKFHDLRHTWASWHVQSGTPLMVLKELGDWETIEMVQKYAHLDAGHLANYVGVTELMTHSCHTQGQENKKAA from the coding sequence ATCACTCAGGTAGATAAACGTACTTTAGACAGAGCTGTCCAACTTGCGGGTATTAAGCCGCTCAAGTTTCATGACCTACGACACACCTGGGCAAGCTGGCATGTACAGTCCGGAACTCCCTTGATGGTTTTGAAAGAATTGGGAGACTGGGAAACAATCGAAATGGTGCAAAAGTACGCCCATTTGGATGCGGGCCATCTGGCAAATTACGTTGGTGTGACCGAATTAATGACACACTCATGCCACACCCAAGGCCAAGAAAACAAAAAAGCCGCTTAA
- a CDS encoding type II toxin-antitoxin system RelE/ParE family toxin has product MIKSFKHKGLELFFKKGSTAGIQAAHAEKLKTQLAALDNAVKPQDMAAPSWKLHPLKGDMKGYWSITVNGNWRVTFKFEGTDAQVVDYQDYH; this is encoded by the coding sequence ATGATTAAATCGTTCAAACACAAAGGCTTGGAGCTATTTTTCAAGAAAGGCTCAACGGCAGGGATTCAGGCAGCCCATGCTGAAAAGCTGAAAACGCAATTGGCCGCACTGGATAACGCTGTTAAGCCGCAGGATATGGCGGCGCCATCGTGGAAGTTGCATCCTCTAAAAGGCGATATGAAAGGATATTGGTCAATTACAGTGAATGGCAATTGGCGCGTGACCTTCAAGTTTGAAGGAACAGATGCGCAAGTTGTCGATTATCAGGACTACCACTGA
- a CDS encoding coiled-coil domain-containing protein: MVANKMEEVGEKLEEIIAAIETAISYDEPISVKNNNNWQILGVDREDLVRIPRSMLNLVKLRSIEFKENRSGELDSLISKLNHLLVHTLPQLQGNPVNVIPVVLLTLDAVNGQLLDLLPLPDQVELANTITSQKRQARANESRLNELGSRIETVSDKLELIDKAYEAANNLPVDLDDLNSAKNDINSHRDTADKAMTRLEEIMSQMEQQEEKINQQANTAADVLEKCDKALASSTSVGLARAFEDRSNSLNRSVYVWSGGLLAALIFGYTVGSSHLKDLSNLLGTPNSSPFLVFLNLMLSTVSIGAPVWFAWIATKQIGHRFKLSEDYAFKASISKAYEGYRREASRIDALVEENEAEARLNMEAQLLQSALTRFDELPLRLVDTSNHGSPWAELLATESVREAFKTVPEFTAAVKQLASEKLLDLKQPKLAQNTHKAEQEENTLV; the protein is encoded by the coding sequence ATGGTTGCCAATAAGATGGAGGAGGTTGGGGAGAAACTGGAAGAAATAATAGCAGCTATAGAGACTGCTATTAGCTATGACGAACCGATCTCTGTAAAGAATAATAATAATTGGCAGATCCTTGGTGTTGATCGCGAGGATTTAGTAAGAATTCCCAGATCAATGCTCAATTTGGTGAAATTGCGATCAATAGAATTTAAAGAAAATAGAAGTGGCGAATTAGATTCATTGATTTCTAAATTGAATCACTTATTGGTTCACACACTTCCACAGTTACAAGGAAATCCTGTTAATGTGATTCCTGTAGTGCTCTTGACGCTAGACGCGGTTAACGGTCAATTGCTCGATCTGCTGCCGTTACCCGACCAGGTAGAACTTGCAAATACAATCACTAGTCAAAAACGGCAAGCTCGTGCCAATGAATCTAGACTAAATGAGTTAGGTTCTAGAATTGAAACAGTTTCCGATAAGCTCGAACTCATAGATAAAGCGTACGAAGCAGCAAACAATTTGCCGGTGGATTTGGATGATTTAAACTCGGCAAAGAATGACATTAATAGTCATAGAGATACTGCTGACAAGGCGATGACTCGGCTTGAAGAAATTATGTCGCAGATGGAGCAGCAAGAAGAAAAGATCAATCAGCAAGCTAATACAGCAGCAGATGTGCTAGAGAAATGTGACAAAGCTTTAGCATCATCGACTAGCGTGGGACTCGCTCGCGCTTTTGAGGATCGGTCAAATTCGTTAAACCGGTCAGTATATGTTTGGTCCGGTGGCCTGCTTGCAGCTTTGATATTTGGTTATACCGTTGGTTCTTCTCATTTAAAAGATCTTTCGAATTTGTTGGGTACTCCAAACTCGTCCCCTTTCCTCGTTTTTCTAAACTTAATGCTATCGACAGTCTCGATCGGCGCACCGGTATGGTTTGCTTGGATAGCTACAAAACAAATTGGGCATAGATTTAAATTATCGGAAGATTATGCATTCAAGGCTTCGATTTCTAAAGCATATGAGGGGTACCGACGGGAGGCCTCAAGGATCGATGCTCTTGTCGAGGAGAATGAGGCTGAGGCGCGTTTGAACATGGAGGCGCAGCTGCTGCAATCGGCGCTTACAAGATTCGATGAATTGCCATTGAGGTTGGTAGACACAAGTAACCATGGCAGTCCATGGGCAGAATTGCTTGCAACAGAATCAGTACGGGAAGCATTCAAAACAGTCCCAGAATTTACGGCAGCAGTAAAGCAACTTGCTTCGGAAAAACTGCTGGACCTAAAACAGCCAAAATTGGCGCAAAATACGCACAAAGCTGAACAAGAAGAAAATACTTTAGTTTAA
- a CDS encoding SDR family NAD(P)-dependent oxidoreductase, producing MNVSFYEPDAASQLMPASLGQAPSRSRLQGRRILVVGAGQRIVNDDSPPIGNGRAISVLFAREGANIACVDVCSEAVEQTVRQIQEEGGSAIAEVADVSQSDTIEPLVRRCAERLGGIDGLVLNVGISKGLKLSDQDAESWDYEYAVNVRSHMLFSKVALTLMPPGSTIVLMSSLASLRVLGKNPAYESSKAAQVSLARSIAASGEPNGIRCNSVLPGLMDTPMGRDATRRRPDRANSVPFGRQGTGWEVAYACLFLTSDESSYVNGHALLVDGGLSCGISRQ from the coding sequence GTGAACGTATCATTTTATGAGCCTGATGCTGCAAGCCAACTTATGCCTGCCTCACTGGGCCAAGCGCCTAGTAGGTCCAGGCTTCAAGGACGTCGAATTCTAGTCGTTGGAGCCGGTCAGCGAATAGTAAACGATGACTCTCCGCCCATTGGCAATGGGCGAGCTATTTCTGTCTTATTTGCACGCGAAGGTGCGAATATCGCATGTGTGGACGTATGCAGCGAAGCGGTTGAGCAAACGGTTCGCCAGATTCAAGAGGAGGGAGGTTCTGCAATTGCCGAAGTTGCCGATGTTAGCCAAAGCGATACTATAGAACCTTTAGTGCGTAGATGCGCCGAGCGCTTAGGCGGAATCGATGGTTTAGTGTTGAATGTCGGTATTTCAAAGGGCTTAAAATTGTCTGATCAAGACGCAGAAAGTTGGGACTACGAATATGCAGTTAATGTACGAAGCCACATGTTGTTCAGCAAAGTTGCGTTGACTCTTATGCCTCCTGGATCAACTATCGTGCTGATGTCATCACTTGCAAGCCTGCGTGTACTTGGAAAAAATCCTGCTTATGAGTCCTCGAAGGCGGCGCAAGTCTCTTTAGCACGTAGTATTGCTGCTAGCGGCGAACCTAACGGCATACGCTGCAATAGCGTCCTGCCAGGATTGATGGATACTCCGATGGGGCGAGATGCAACGCGGCGCCGTCCAGACCGAGCCAATTCTGTGCCATTCGGGCGTCAAGGTACAGGGTGGGAGGTAGCATATGCCTGTCTATTCCTTACATCAGATGAATCAAGCTATGTCAATGGACATGCACTGCTGGTAGACGGTGGGCTTAGTTGCGGCATTAGTCGGCAATGA
- a CDS encoding AMP-binding enzyme: MPGEIVFGNIDGTPIHIEYFRNREASAKKGEGGLLRMGDVGYQDEAGWFYFLYRKGSSLRKNGDFISAALIEKELGEHPWVSDAFVYGVPSSNGVAGESDTVAAIVLVDDSSFDLNEFWSYCSKRLERSHIPSYLQLVQSIPKTSSEKPLLHSISQSFDTSASNVFMFEGG; encoded by the coding sequence GTGCCTGGCGAAATCGTTTTTGGCAATATCGACGGTACTCCGATTCACATTGAGTATTTTCGAAACCGTGAAGCGTCCGCTAAGAAGGGCGAAGGTGGGTTGCTGCGCATGGGCGACGTCGGATATCAAGACGAAGCTGGTTGGTTCTATTTTCTGTATCGCAAAGGCAGCAGCCTGCGCAAAAATGGAGATTTTATATCTGCCGCCTTGATAGAAAAAGAGCTGGGAGAGCATCCTTGGGTTTCGGACGCATTTGTCTATGGCGTTCCTTCGTCAAATGGTGTAGCGGGAGAGTCTGACACAGTGGCGGCCATCGTATTAGTTGACGACTCTAGCTTTGACTTGAATGAGTTTTGGAGCTATTGCAGTAAGAGACTCGAACGCAGCCACATACCATCGTATCTGCAGCTTGTACAAAGCATACCCAAAACCTCTTCGGAAAAACCATTACTACATTCCATTTCGCAAAGCTTCGACACCTCCGCATCTAACGTATTCATGTTTGAAGGTGGTTAG
- a CDS encoding AMP-binding protein: MAANLETFCLASLVEQRSNETDGSDRLLTFVDVDERAKQKIEFRSYRQLWQRGQALAYALKAEGLKEGDRLALMMQNHAEFVDAMVASAILGIVFVPIDPRTTGKKLHYMLATTECSGIIVGDYCQEQLAEIANQLDTLKFCWLVGQSKRAVVMAQRVSLMSDLPVAPAQDLAIVGNRADMTMCLLFTSGSTGDPKAIVITYGRYAKSSANRAQHFGIRSSDRMYTGLSLTHANALNISLGVSLYSRIPLVISQKFTKSKLWSLIRQYECTTLNLLGGMFTTLHAEPRKPDDADNPLRLIIGAGMPKQLWRDFEKRFSVQVLEFYGAAEGGLMFNPPGQGL, from the coding sequence ATGGCAGCAAATTTAGAGACGTTTTGTTTAGCATCTCTGGTCGAGCAGCGTTCCAACGAAACTGACGGTTCCGATCGGCTGTTAACATTCGTTGATGTTGACGAGAGGGCCAAGCAAAAAATAGAATTCCGAAGTTATCGTCAGTTATGGCAGCGTGGACAAGCCTTGGCTTATGCGCTGAAAGCAGAAGGTCTCAAAGAAGGCGACCGTTTGGCCTTAATGATGCAGAATCATGCGGAGTTCGTTGACGCAATGGTGGCCAGTGCGATCCTTGGCATCGTTTTTGTACCAATAGACCCACGAACAACAGGTAAAAAGCTTCACTATATGCTTGCCACAACCGAATGTTCTGGCATCATCGTAGGAGACTATTGTCAAGAACAGCTAGCCGAGATCGCTAATCAGCTCGACACCTTGAAGTTTTGCTGGTTAGTGGGACAGTCCAAGCGTGCAGTGGTTATGGCTCAGCGGGTCAGCTTGATGTCTGATCTTCCAGTAGCTCCGGCTCAAGACTTGGCTATCGTAGGCAATCGTGCTGATATGACAATGTGCCTGTTGTTTACATCAGGTAGTACTGGCGATCCCAAAGCTATCGTAATTACATATGGGAGATATGCAAAGTCCAGTGCAAACCGTGCGCAACATTTCGGTATTCGTTCTTCTGATCGGATGTATACGGGACTATCATTGACTCACGCCAACGCTCTGAATATCTCGCTGGGAGTTAGCTTGTATTCTCGTATTCCACTAGTAATTAGCCAAAAATTCACCAAGAGCAAATTATGGTCTCTGATACGTCAGTACGAATGCACCACATTGAATTTGCTTGGGGGCATGTTTACCACCCTCCATGCGGAACCACGGAAGCCGGACGATGCTGACAATCCATTGCGCCTAATTATTGGTGCCGGAATGCCGAAACAACTCTGGCGTGATTTTGAGAAACGCTTTTCTGTCCAGGTACTTGAGTTTTATGGTGCTGCCGAAGGCGGGCTAATGTTCAATCCGCCCGGACAAGGCCTATAG